In Methylovirgula sp., a single genomic region encodes these proteins:
- the gltA gene encoding citrate synthase produces MLDAPKQASASDSAKFSIGDKTIDLPVKEGNIGPAVVDISKLYAQTGMFTYDPGFTSTASCESEITYIDGDKGVLLYRGYPIEQLAEQGDFLETSYLLLYGELPTPAQRADWVHRITRHTMVHEQLARFFQGFRRDAHPMAVLVACVGALSAFYHDSTNISDPKQRMVASMRLIAKLPTLAAMAYKYSIGQPFVYPKNELDYSSNFLRMCFAVPCEDFKVNPVMARALDQIFILHADHEQNASTSTVRLAGSSGANPFACVAAGVACLWGPAHGGANEAALKMLEEIGRVENIPTYIARAKDKNDSFRLMGFGHRVYKNYDPRAKLMQKTCHAVLEAAGKKDDPLLDVAMELEQIALHDDYFIEKKLYPNIDFYSGITLKAMGFPTSMFTVLFAVARTAGWVAQWKEMIEDPGQKIGRPRQLYTGARERPYVPIDERE; encoded by the coding sequence ATGCTCGATGCACCCAAGCAGGCTTCCGCGAGCGACTCGGCCAAATTCTCGATCGGCGACAAGACGATCGATTTGCCGGTCAAGGAGGGCAATATCGGGCCGGCGGTCGTCGACATCAGCAAGCTTTACGCGCAGACGGGGATGTTCACCTACGACCCGGGCTTCACGTCGACCGCAAGCTGCGAGTCGGAAATCACCTATATCGACGGCGACAAGGGTGTCCTGCTCTATCGTGGTTATCCGATCGAACAGCTCGCCGAACAGGGCGACTTCCTCGAAACGTCCTACCTTCTTCTTTATGGCGAACTGCCGACGCCGGCGCAGCGCGCGGATTGGGTGCATCGCATCACGCGCCACACGATGGTGCACGAACAGCTCGCCCGCTTCTTCCAGGGCTTCCGCCGCGATGCGCATCCGATGGCAGTCCTCGTTGCCTGCGTCGGCGCGCTCTCAGCCTTCTATCACGACTCGACGAATATCTCTGATCCGAAGCAGCGCATGGTTGCTTCGATGCGGCTGATTGCGAAGCTGCCAACCCTCGCGGCGATGGCGTACAAATATTCGATCGGTCAGCCCTTCGTTTATCCAAAGAACGAACTCGACTATTCTTCGAACTTCCTGCGCATGTGCTTCGCCGTTCCCTGCGAGGACTTCAAAGTCAATCCGGTAATGGCGCGCGCGCTCGACCAGATTTTCATCCTGCACGCCGACCACGAGCAGAACGCTTCGACGTCGACGGTGCGGCTCGCCGGCTCCTCCGGCGCCAATCCTTTCGCCTGTGTCGCGGCGGGTGTCGCGTGTCTCTGGGGCCCGGCGCATGGCGGCGCCAATGAAGCCGCGCTCAAAATGCTTGAGGAGATCGGCCGGGTCGAGAACATTCCGACATATATCGCTCGCGCCAAAGACAAGAACGATTCGTTCCGTCTCATGGGCTTCGGCCATCGCGTCTATAAAAACTACGATCCGCGCGCCAAGCTCATGCAGAAGACCTGTCACGCGGTTCTCGAAGCGGCGGGCAAGAAAGACGATCCGCTGCTCGATGTCGCGATGGAGCTTGAGCAGATCGCACTCCACGACGATTATTTCATCGAAAAGAAGCTCTATCCGAATATCGACTTCTATTCGGGCATCACGTTGAAGGCGATGGGCTTCCCGACCTCCATGTTCACCGTGCTTTTCGCCGTGGCGCGCACCGCCGGTTGGGTCGCCCAGTGGAAGGAAATGATCGAAGATCCGGGCCAGAAGATCGGCCGGCCGCGCCAGCTTTACACCGGCGCGCGCGAACGCCCCTACGTGCCGATCGACGAGCGCGAGTAG
- a CDS encoding IS4 family transposase, whose translation MGLVKERAEARAERLTTGMETWVDREAAGCKFKDERLGRRFCKLLAQIGSDMGQSIPLVCQDWANTKAAYRFFSNDRVNEADILCGHFEATRGRVTATEGPILVLHDTTEFSFKREKPDLIGFTGKTAGRTQCGILMHSSLAVTTEGLPFGLAAIKFWTRKKFKGTTALKRKINPTRVPIEHKESIRWLENLRQSTDLLAAPGRCVHIGDRESDIYELFCLAEEVGTHFLVRTCVDRLAGDGNHTIADEVDEITIKGLHRIKVKDDKGEPDEALLEIRFRKLRILPPIGKQKKYPALTLTVIHAQERGRPKRRKKIEWKLLTDLPVQSRKDAIEKIEWYALRWKIEVFHKILKSGCKAEESKLRTAERLVNLIAVFCIVSWRVFWMTMLNRSTPNAPPQMAMTEIEIKLLDHLVKDRNGDSTRRKTLSHYVVKVARLGGYLARASDPPPGNIVIWRGLSKLTDIELGAAIGTKIYG comes from the coding sequence ATGGGCTTGGTGAAGGAACGCGCGGAGGCGCGTGCTGAGCGATTGACGACGGGTATGGAGACCTGGGTTGATCGGGAAGCTGCGGGATGCAAGTTTAAGGATGAACGGCTCGGCCGCCGGTTCTGCAAATTGCTCGCACAAATCGGGAGCGACATGGGTCAGAGCATCCCGCTTGTTTGTCAGGACTGGGCCAACACGAAGGCCGCCTATCGATTCTTCTCTAATGACCGGGTCAACGAGGCGGATATTCTTTGCGGTCATTTCGAAGCGACGCGCGGGCGCGTAACGGCGACGGAGGGACCGATCCTCGTCCTGCATGACACGACGGAATTCAGCTTCAAGCGCGAGAAGCCGGATTTGATTGGCTTTACGGGTAAGACGGCAGGACGCACGCAGTGCGGCATCCTGATGCATTCAAGCCTCGCCGTGACGACCGAGGGGCTTCCGTTCGGATTGGCGGCAATCAAGTTCTGGACACGCAAGAAGTTCAAGGGGACGACGGCGCTGAAGCGAAAGATCAATCCAACACGGGTTCCGATCGAGCATAAGGAGAGCATCCGCTGGTTGGAGAATTTGCGGCAATCGACCGACCTTCTCGCTGCCCCCGGACGATGTGTTCATATTGGTGATCGCGAGAGCGACATTTATGAGCTGTTTTGCTTGGCTGAGGAGGTTGGAACGCATTTTCTTGTGCGAACCTGTGTTGATCGGCTTGCCGGGGACGGCAATCATACAATTGCCGACGAAGTGGACGAGATTACGATCAAAGGCCTACATCGGATCAAGGTTAAAGACGACAAAGGCGAACCGGATGAAGCGCTTCTCGAAATTCGTTTCCGCAAGCTTCGAATTCTGCCGCCGATCGGCAAGCAGAAAAAATATCCCGCACTCACTCTGACCGTGATCCACGCTCAAGAGCGGGGAAGGCCGAAGCGGCGAAAGAAGATCGAATGGAAGCTCCTCACCGATCTTCCGGTCCAATCGCGCAAGGACGCCATCGAGAAGATCGAATGGTACGCGTTGAGGTGGAAAATCGAGGTCTTCCATAAAATCCTCAAATCAGGCTGCAAGGCGGAGGAGTCGAAACTGCGGACCGCTGAGCGTCTAGTGAATCTGATCGCGGTTTTCTGTATTGTGAGTTGGCGCGTCTTCTGGATGACGATGCTCAATCGTTCCACGCCGAATGCGCCGCCGCAAATGGCGATGACCGAGATCGAAATTAAGCTTCTCGATCATCTAGTGAAAGATCGGAATGGTGATAGTACTCGGCGAAAAACGCTCTCGCACTACGTCGTTAAAGTAGCGCGGCTTGGAGGATACTTAGCGAGAGCCAGCGATCCACCTCCGGGAAATATCGTGATATGGCGCGGTCTATCCAAGCTAACGGATATCGAATTGGGTGCTGCGATCGGGACAAAAATTTATGGGTAA
- a CDS encoding glycosyltransferase gives MSLDIGSFGPLFLSVGVAALLVQFETRLAGVVRALFSALCIALAARYVWWRFEYSMPVNQDVFQQTWAWLFFAFETMSICSSMSVILFMSRRSGRTPPTKTSPLLAATPVDVFITTYNEPYNILERTIVGAKAIDHPDLRVWILDDGARDWVEQLAEDLGIHYARRVKGAQAKAGNINNGLQHALSTGRRPEFVLVLDADFVPYRHILKRTLGLFAEPDIGIVQTPQHFVNPDPIQNNLAMTRVWPDEQRFFFNTLLDSKDAWGAAFCCGTSAVFRVDALVAAGGMATETVTEDMLTSFKFGEHGFRTIFLNEMLSMGLAPEGLSSYISQRSRWCLGAIQQMYTRWSFAGPAKIGLINRISSFDGALYWISNAPFKLLMITAPLVYWWTQTAVISSTAAGMLCYLAPYVVCSTFFMAFYARKRIVPIMTDVTQLLMSFSMVATVAIALVKPWGHPFKVTAKGISADRVVIQWRYLLPFAAIALTTMLGIARNTAQFSPVYGTDGYALNVFWSIFNIAILVIACAVCVEVPRRRVEERFNSGEHATVHLANGTQVPCVLRDISLGGAHLMMDFGRLRADDQGSLLLSNGIEAPFTQVRQSQDGVAVKFNLDRQTRRHLIALLFTGGYANEVPQVRLRHLFATLFKRLAA, from the coding sequence ATGTCGCTTGATATCGGCTCTTTTGGCCCGCTTTTCCTCAGCGTCGGCGTAGCTGCGCTCCTCGTTCAATTCGAAACCCGCCTCGCAGGCGTCGTGCGTGCACTATTCTCCGCTCTGTGTATAGCGCTCGCGGCGCGTTACGTTTGGTGGCGCTTCGAATATTCGATGCCTGTAAATCAGGATGTTTTCCAGCAGACATGGGCGTGGCTGTTCTTTGCTTTCGAGACGATGTCGATATGCAGCTCCATGAGCGTTATTCTGTTCATGTCTCGGCGCAGCGGCCGGACGCCGCCGACGAAGACGTCCCCCTTGCTCGCCGCAACACCTGTCGATGTTTTCATCACCACTTATAACGAGCCTTATAACATTCTCGAGCGAACAATCGTTGGCGCGAAGGCAATCGATCACCCCGATCTGCGCGTCTGGATTCTCGATGATGGCGCACGCGACTGGGTCGAACAATTGGCGGAAGACCTTGGCATTCATTATGCCCGCCGCGTGAAGGGCGCCCAAGCGAAGGCAGGGAACATCAACAACGGTTTGCAGCATGCGCTATCGACCGGCCGGCGGCCGGAGTTTGTCCTGGTTCTCGACGCGGATTTCGTGCCTTATCGTCATATTCTGAAGCGAACTCTCGGGCTCTTCGCCGAGCCTGACATCGGGATCGTCCAGACACCGCAGCATTTCGTCAATCCGGATCCGATACAAAACAATCTGGCGATGACGCGCGTCTGGCCTGACGAGCAGCGTTTCTTCTTCAACACGTTGCTTGATTCAAAAGACGCGTGGGGCGCCGCATTCTGCTGCGGAACTTCGGCTGTGTTTCGTGTCGATGCACTCGTCGCCGCCGGCGGGATGGCCACCGAAACCGTGACGGAGGATATGCTCACCTCCTTCAAATTTGGCGAACACGGCTTTCGCACGATATTTCTCAACGAGATGCTCAGCATGGGGCTCGCGCCCGAGGGTCTCAGCAGCTACATTTCACAGCGTTCGCGCTGGTGCCTCGGTGCGATTCAGCAGATGTACACGCGGTGGTCGTTCGCGGGGCCCGCAAAGATCGGTCTCATCAACCGGATTTCGTCCTTCGACGGCGCGCTTTACTGGATCAGCAATGCGCCCTTCAAATTGCTCATGATCACCGCGCCACTTGTCTATTGGTGGACGCAGACGGCCGTCATCTCCAGCACCGCTGCGGGGATGCTCTGTTACCTTGCGCCCTATGTCGTATGCTCGACTTTCTTCATGGCCTTTTACGCCCGCAAGCGCATTGTCCCGATCATGACGGACGTGACGCAATTGCTGATGAGCTTCTCGATGGTCGCGACCGTCGCTATCGCGCTGGTCAAGCCATGGGGTCATCCGTTCAAAGTCACGGCCAAGGGAATTTCCGCAGATCGAGTCGTTATCCAATGGCGTTATCTGCTTCCCTTCGCGGCAATCGCGTTGACGACGATGCTCGGGATTGCACGGAACACGGCGCAATTTTCTCCCGTCTACGGAACGGATGGATATGCCCTGAATGTCTTCTGGAGCATTTTCAATATTGCGATCCTCGTCATTGCCTGCGCAGTTTGCGTTGAAGTCCCGCGAAGGCGTGTCGAGGAGCGCTTCAATTCCGGAGAGCACGCGACTGTGCATCTCGCAAATGGCACGCAAGTCCCCTGCGTCCTGCGTGATATTTCTCTGGGCGGGGCTCATCTGATGATGGACTTTGGACGTCTGCGTGCAGACGACCAGGGATCGCTCCTGCTTTCCAACGGAATCGAAGCGCCGTTTACCCAGGTCCGCCAGTCCCAAGATGGCGTCGCCGTGAAATTTAATCTGGATCGGCAAACACGGCGTCATCTCATCGCCCTGCTGTTCACCGGCGGCTATGCCAATGAAGTGCCCCAAGTCAGACTGAGGCACCTCTTCGCGACGCTGTTCAAGCGACTGGCCGCCTGA
- the lexA gene encoding transcriptional repressor LexA, which produces MLTRKQSELLRFINERLKETGVPPSFDEMKEALDLRSKSGIHRLILALEERGFIRRLPNRARALEVLRLPESTTPMSHGRGRKFSPEVIEGNLGKVRPVMPAFEDEDERAGMVAIPVMGRIAAGTPITALQSRSHTITLSPDMLSTGEHYALEVRGDSMIDAGIFDADTVVIRKQDTAETGDIVVALIDDEEATLKRLRKRGASIALEAANSAYETRIFGPDRVRIQGKLVSLIRKY; this is translated from the coding sequence ATGTTGACCCGTAAACAAAGCGAACTCCTGCGCTTCATCAACGAGCGTCTGAAGGAGACCGGCGTCCCGCCCTCCTTCGACGAGATGAAAGAAGCGCTCGACCTGCGCTCGAAATCCGGCATCCATCGCTTGATCCTGGCGCTCGAGGAGCGCGGCTTCATCCGCCGCCTGCCGAACCGCGCCCGCGCGCTCGAAGTTTTGCGCCTGCCCGAGTCGACAACGCCCATGTCACATGGACGTGGCCGCAAGTTCTCGCCCGAAGTCATCGAGGGCAATCTCGGCAAGGTACGCCCTGTCATGCCCGCGTTCGAGGACGAGGATGAACGCGCCGGCATGGTCGCCATTCCTGTCATGGGCCGTATCGCCGCGGGCACGCCGATCACCGCTTTGCAGAGCCGCAGCCACACGATCACCCTGTCCCCGGACATGCTCTCGACCGGCGAACATTACGCGCTCGAAGTGCGTGGCGATTCGATGATCGACGCCGGTATTTTCGACGCCGACACGGTGGTGATCCGCAAGCAGGACACGGCCGAGACCGGCGACATCGTCGTCGCCCTCATCGACGATGAGGAAGCGACGTTGAAGCGGCTGCGCAAGCGCGGCGCCTCGATCGCGCTCGAAGCCGCCAATTCGGCCTATGAGACGCGCATTTTCGGCCCCGACCGCGTGCGCATCCAGGGCAAGCTGGTGAGCCTCATCAGGAAATATTGA
- the gltX gene encoding glutamate--tRNA ligase → MAQVVTRFAPSPTGFLHIGGARTALFNWLYARHAGGKMLLRIEDTDRERSTDAAITAILDGLKWLGLDWDGDVVHQFQRAARHREIAEQLLAAGRAYHCYATPQELDDMRAKARAEGKPPRYDGRWRDKPASEAPAGVKPVVRLKAPQLGETVLDDLVQGRVAWANENLDDFVLLRSDGTPTYMLAVVVDDHDMSITDIIRGDDHLTNAARQMRIYEALGWDVPRMAHIPLIHGADGAKLSKRHGALGVDAYRAMGYLPAALRNYLVRLGWSHGDQEYFSTEEMIAAFDLGHVGRSAARFDFAKLENMNGHYIRTTDDETLVNLLIDTLPHLPENATFPQNFDAGMRQKLLAAMPGLKERAKTLTELRDGAVFLFAQRPLALDAAAAGILDASARAHLRGLLPELVSLETWNSTTTENVVRHYAEENHLKLGQVAQPLRAALTGRATSPGIFDVFGVLGRDESLARLTDQSL, encoded by the coding sequence ATGGCTCAGGTGGTGACACGTTTTGCGCCTTCGCCGACCGGGTTTCTGCACATTGGCGGGGCACGGACGGCACTGTTCAACTGGCTCTATGCGCGTCACGCGGGCGGCAAAATGCTGCTGCGGATCGAGGATACGGACCGCGAGCGTTCGACGGATGCAGCGATCACCGCCATTCTCGACGGGCTGAAATGGCTCGGCCTCGATTGGGATGGCGATGTCGTGCACCAGTTCCAGCGCGCGGCACGCCATCGCGAAATCGCCGAACAATTGCTCGCCGCGGGGCGCGCCTATCATTGCTATGCGACGCCGCAAGAGCTCGACGATATGCGCGCCAAGGCACGCGCCGAAGGCAAGCCACCGCGCTACGACGGGCGCTGGCGCGACAAGCCCGCTTCGGAAGCGCCAGCCGGTGTCAAACCGGTGGTCCGGCTCAAGGCGCCACAACTTGGCGAGACAGTGCTCGATGATCTCGTCCAGGGGCGCGTCGCCTGGGCGAATGAAAATCTCGACGATTTCGTTTTGCTGCGCTCCGACGGAACGCCGACCTATATGCTCGCCGTCGTCGTCGACGATCACGACATGAGCATCACCGATATTATCCGCGGCGACGATCACCTCACCAATGCCGCTAGGCAGATGCGAATTTACGAGGCGTTGGGCTGGGATGTGCCGCGCATGGCGCATATCCCGCTGATCCACGGCGCCGACGGCGCGAAATTGTCGAAGCGGCATGGCGCGCTTGGCGTCGATGCCTATCGCGCCATGGGCTATCTGCCGGCCGCGTTGCGCAATTATCTCGTTCGCCTTGGCTGGAGCCACGGCGACCAGGAATATTTTTCGACTGAAGAGATGATCGCCGCGTTCGATCTCGGTCATGTCGGGCGTTCGGCGGCACGGTTCGATTTCGCCAAACTCGAAAACATGAACGGCCATTATATCCGAACGACGGATGACGAAACGCTGGTCAATCTTCTGATCGACACACTGCCGCACCTGCCGGAAAATGCCACTTTCCCGCAAAACTTCGATGCCGGCATGCGGCAAAAGCTGCTTGCTGCAATGCCCGGCCTCAAGGAGCGCGCGAAGACTCTAACCGAACTGCGCGACGGCGCTGTCTTTCTGTTCGCCCAACGGCCGCTGGCGCTCGATGCCGCGGCGGCTGGCATCCTCGATGCATCGGCTCGCGCACATTTGCGCGGCCTTTTGCCGGAGCTGGTGAGCCTTGAGACCTGGAATTCGACGACGACGGAAAATGTCGTGCGACATTACGCCGAGGAAAATCACTTGAAACTTGGTCAGGTTGCCCAACCTTTGCGCGCAGCGCTGACCGGGCGAGCAACATCGCCGGGGATTTTCGATGTCTTCGGTGTTCTTGGGCGCGACGAAAGCCTCGCTCGCCTGACCGATCAAAGCCTTTGA
- a CDS encoding ComEC/Rec2 family competence protein, giving the protein MKGLPGGYDFARDAWFARIGAVGNVVGRVTLMTPPHPPGLVDSALMALDRSRNALALRIDTIVGGEAGAVAAAMVTGKRDLLSDDTKDVIREAGIFHIITISGVQMTLMAGIFFVGLRRVLALSPSLALRYPIKQWAAATAILGAIFYDIATGSRVGTERALFMTLIMLGAVLAGRQSLSMRNLALAAVLVMLVAPEAILGASFQLSFAAVAALVAVYESRAENGAQIRDERAGLVAPSPMRARIAALRAFFGHGPPALLFATLCATTATASFMAYDFHELNPYVLIGNPLTLTLIELFAVPCALLGTLLYPLGLDAFVWHYLGLGIRFVLWVARWIGTLPGASTHINVFAPWAIVFLTFAVLSAVIWRSALLRLTAVPLAIIGLYGTMNGPSFDMAIAATGDAVAVRGADGALTIIGRRPSQFTVEQWLGADADARDPHEAIDMSACDRIGCVGILADGRSVALVLDDAAFAEDCLRADIVITPLYAPPGCAAPLVIDRDRLRGSGAMLLRAQGKGWAFDTARAVDEDRPWSPAPPVWKRARAAPEQKANDSPDASQD; this is encoded by the coding sequence TTGAAAGGTTTGCCGGGAGGCTACGATTTTGCCCGCGATGCGTGGTTCGCGCGCATCGGCGCGGTTGGCAATGTGGTCGGTCGCGTGACCCTGATGACGCCGCCGCATCCGCCGGGGCTTGTCGATTCCGCGCTGATGGCACTCGACCGCAGCCGCAATGCTTTGGCTTTGCGCATCGATACGATTGTTGGCGGTGAAGCCGGTGCCGTTGCCGCGGCCATGGTGACAGGCAAGCGCGATCTGCTCTCGGACGATACTAAGGACGTGATCCGCGAAGCCGGCATCTTTCACATCATCACGATTTCCGGCGTACAGATGACGCTGATGGCCGGCATTTTCTTCGTTGGCCTGCGGCGTGTATTGGCGCTTTCGCCGTCGCTGGCGCTGCGCTACCCGATCAAGCAATGGGCGGCCGCAACCGCCATTCTTGGCGCGATCTTCTATGACATCGCGACGGGCTCGCGCGTTGGCACCGAGCGGGCCTTGTTCATGACCTTGATCATGCTCGGCGCCGTGCTTGCCGGACGCCAGTCGCTCAGCATGCGCAATCTCGCGCTCGCCGCCGTGCTGGTGATGCTTGTTGCGCCCGAGGCGATCCTAGGCGCGAGCTTTCAGCTTTCCTTCGCCGCAGTCGCTGCGCTTGTCGCGGTGTATGAATCGCGCGCCGAAAATGGCGCGCAAATTCGCGACGAGCGCGCCGGCCTTGTGGCGCCGTCGCCGATGCGGGCGCGGATCGCCGCGCTCCGCGCGTTCTTCGGCCATGGGCCGCCGGCTTTGCTATTTGCGACTCTCTGCGCGACGACGGCGACGGCCTCGTTCATGGCCTATGATTTCCATGAGCTCAATCCTTACGTGCTCATCGGCAATCCGCTGACGCTGACTCTCATCGAATTGTTCGCGGTGCCATGCGCGCTCCTCGGCACGCTGCTCTATCCGCTTGGGCTCGATGCGTTCGTCTGGCATTATCTCGGCCTCGGCATCCGTTTCGTGCTGTGGGTCGCACGCTGGATCGGCACGCTACCGGGCGCGTCAACGCATATCAATGTCTTCGCGCCCTGGGCGATCGTGTTTCTGACATTCGCGGTGCTTTCGGCGGTGATCTGGCGCTCGGCGCTGCTGCGGCTGACGGCCGTGCCGCTCGCAATCATCGGCCTCTATGGCACGATGAATGGTCCATCCTTCGATATGGCGATTGCCGCGACCGGCGATGCCGTCGCCGTGCGCGGGGCGGACGGCGCGTTGACGATCATCGGCCGGCGGCCAAGCCAGTTCACGGTCGAGCAATGGCTCGGCGCCGACGCCGACGCGCGCGACCCGCATGAAGCAATCGACATGAGCGCCTGCGACCGCATCGGCTGCGTCGGCATTCTGGCCGATGGCCGCAGCGTTGCGCTGGTGCTGGACGACGCAGCTTTCGCTGAAGATTGCCTGCGCGCCGATATTGTCATCACGCCGCTCTACGCGCCGCCGGGCTGCGCCGCGCCGCTCGTCATCGATCGCGACAGGCTACGCGGCAGCGGCGCGATGCTTTTGCGCGCGCAAGGCAAGGGCTGGGCATTCGACACCGCCCGTGCCGTGGACGAAGACCGGCCTTGGTCGCCAGCGCCACCTGTGTGGAAAAGGGCGCGTGCTGCGCCCGAGCAAAAAGCGAACGACAGTCCGGACGCTTCACAAGATTAG
- a CDS encoding DUF4131 domain-containing protein, with protein sequence MTERAGTTFASGFAPARFGLRLVQFAGSTRQAFQQAVEIEAAERRFFLWLPVAAGAGVILYLTADREPSLWYAGFAAILFGALAAGLRQHRHAQSVALVLCCVCLGLFSASWRAARVAAPVLDHIRVTTLEGMIEEMDFREQGARFLLRVDHADGLAAQATPYRVRLTLKRTPPFEAGSYVRLKARLLPPAQESLPAFNYP encoded by the coding sequence ATGACGGAACGGGCGGGGACGACCTTTGCGAGCGGCTTCGCGCCGGCGCGCTTCGGCCTGCGCCTCGTGCAATTCGCCGGGTCGACGCGTCAGGCGTTTCAGCAGGCCGTCGAAATCGAGGCTGCCGAGCGGCGGTTTTTCCTCTGGCTCCCGGTCGCCGCCGGCGCGGGCGTTATCCTCTATCTCACCGCCGACCGGGAGCCCTCGCTCTGGTATGCCGGTTTCGCTGCCATCTTGTTTGGCGCACTGGCTGCGGGGCTGCGCCAGCATCGCCATGCGCAAAGCGTCGCGCTTGTGCTTTGTTGCGTCTGCCTGGGATTATTTTCAGCAAGCTGGCGCGCGGCGCGGGTCGCGGCGCCGGTGCTCGATCATATCCGCGTTACGACGCTCGAAGGCATGATCGAGGAAATGGATTTTCGCGAGCAGGGCGCGCGCTTTCTGCTGCGTGTGGATCACGCCGATGGGCTTGCGGCACAGGCGACGCCCTATCGCGTGCGTCTAACCTTGAAGCGAACGCCGCCGTTCGAGGCGGGCAGTTATGTGCGGCTCAAGGCGCGGCTGCTGCCGCCAGCACAGGAGAGTTTGCCGGCTTTCAATTACCCATAA
- a CDS encoding HlyD family efflux transporter periplasmic adaptor subunit has translation MSEFSTRASVQPAPNAVGLTFHLPWLRLAKLGATVTVLTVGGYAILSNEFAVVTDNAVVSSYTVPLRTPIDGVVYAMPLKVGDLVHQNDRIATVTDDRVNNLHLIDLREHLTRTRAELAVVSVEMNSLETLRAALQRRADYFKEWSSARIQGSLTEAQDQLLALNYRRDEAKQTLDRRSVLAERGFSSTADLDKAKADFGTALNEAEAQRGRIVSFEAQLAAIKSGIITDPGSTDTPYSQQREDEITIRLQDLTQQRQFIVSDIGETMGRLASEEARIAKMRTAIMVAPTAGMIWKINAAQGERINAGEPIAEIVDCNSAFIIADVPQARVPDISAESKVEFMISGETAKRYGRVASVTSDPTDGDHNLAAIPFEEKGATATVRIRIDGERGCLVGRRARVVLPSNESDFASRIRNSLP, from the coding sequence ATGAGTGAATTTTCAACACGGGCCTCGGTGCAGCCCGCCCCCAATGCCGTCGGCTTAACTTTCCATTTGCCGTGGCTACGACTCGCCAAACTCGGGGCTACGGTGACCGTCCTGACCGTCGGCGGCTACGCGATTCTTTCCAATGAGTTCGCTGTCGTGACCGATAACGCCGTGGTCTCTTCCTATACGGTTCCGCTACGGACGCCGATTGATGGCGTCGTTTATGCCATGCCATTAAAGGTCGGCGATCTGGTCCATCAAAATGATCGCATTGCGACGGTGACCGACGACCGCGTCAACAACTTGCACCTCATCGATTTGCGCGAGCACCTTACGCGGACGCGCGCCGAACTCGCGGTCGTTTCCGTGGAAATGAATTCCCTTGAAACTTTGAGGGCTGCCTTACAGCGTCGCGCCGATTATTTCAAAGAGTGGAGCTCGGCTCGCATTCAGGGTTCGTTGACGGAAGCCCAAGATCAGCTCCTGGCGTTGAACTATCGCCGCGATGAAGCGAAACAGACGCTCGATCGTCGTTCTGTGTTGGCAGAGCGTGGCTTCTCCTCAACCGCCGATCTGGATAAGGCCAAAGCCGACTTCGGCACGGCTCTCAACGAGGCGGAAGCCCAGCGCGGCCGAATTGTTTCTTTTGAAGCGCAACTGGCCGCGATCAAAAGTGGAATCATCACCGATCCCGGTTCGACCGATACGCCGTATTCGCAACAGCGCGAAGACGAGATCACGATCCGGCTTCAAGACCTAACCCAACAGCGCCAGTTCATCGTCTCGGATATCGGCGAAACCATGGGGCGTCTCGCGAGCGAGGAAGCGCGCATCGCCAAAATGCGCACCGCGATCATGGTTGCGCCGACCGCGGGCATGATCTGGAAGATAAATGCCGCGCAGGGCGAGCGTATCAACGCCGGCGAGCCGATTGCCGAGATTGTGGATTGTAACTCGGCCTTCATCATTGCCGACGTGCCGCAGGCCCGTGTTCCTGACATCTCGGCGGAAAGCAAAGTAGAATTCATGATCTCCGGAGAGACGGCGAAACGATATGGCCGCGTCGCATCCGTCACCAGCGATCCGACCGATGGCGATCACAATCTCGCGGCGATTCCGTTTGAAGAGAAAGGCGCGACAGCAACCGTGCGCATTCGCATCGACGGCGAGAGAGGATGTCTGGTCGGCCGCCGGGCACGCGTCGTGTTGCCGTCGAATGAGTCGGATTTCGCTTCACGCATCCGCAACTCCCTGCCCTGA